One genomic window of Bradyrhizobium sp. B124 includes the following:
- a CDS encoding Rab family GTPase — translation MLTAKVMLLGDMGVGKTSILYRLIYNRFEGQYKSTLGVEILSHDVVPADGSDPMRLVLWDTDGDFGTQIFDTVYVTGASAAIIVSDVTRPQTVTRMVELVRGFEERFPGRPYRALLNKIDLPEAAGSAGAIAELAKSSVKPVSAKTGVGIAESFVELAQTIRRRQL, via the coding sequence ATGCTCACCGCAAAAGTCATGCTGCTCGGCGATATGGGGGTCGGCAAGACGTCGATCCTCTATCGGCTGATCTACAACCGGTTCGAGGGTCAGTACAAATCGACGCTGGGCGTCGAGATCCTGAGCCATGACGTGGTGCCGGCGGATGGCAGCGACCCGATGCGCCTCGTGCTGTGGGACACCGACGGCGATTTCGGTACGCAGATTTTCGACACCGTCTATGTCACCGGTGCATCCGCTGCCATCATCGTGTCCGATGTCACGCGGCCGCAGACCGTGACCCGCATGGTCGAGCTGGTCCGCGGTTTCGAGGAGCGCTTCCCGGGCCGGCCCTACCGGGCGCTGCTCAACAAGATCGACCTGCCGGAGGCTGCCGGCAGCGCCGGCGCGATTGCCGAGCTCGCCAAGTCGAGTGTCAAACCGGTCAGCGCCAAGACCGGCGTCGGCATCGCCGAAAGCTTTGTCGAGCTGGCCCAGACCATCCGCCGCCGTCAGCTCTAG
- a CDS encoding OmpA family protein translates to MAAAAGQNREIEQLKTLLFQPEATRLTSLEADLDSLQRYVGNADRLETATAGILVEALERAEVNRPRELATAIAPVVVSAIRSEIKNSREQMIEALYPIVGRLVSAAVANAFRELVASLEQRINALTSAQLWGGRVKSLVTGRPISEFVLADSPPQINRLLIIERGNGRLVADWKREATVDERADLLSAMVAAILEFSVQALAGEGNLQTLDFGGRQLALRASPRFILAAECLGPLRPADNARINSLFFDAIERIDRGADCDAPMLASLATAIETDDTPRRIASRRGKVILFAVLAAVAALLLYFAATTVTRALLERRTHAALEELAAEQPLLATFPLRLDFDHGSRSVAVSGIEPSQLQTAPLIDALAAAAAPYKVVDRIGLVSTPEQAAASQAGIAGLQQSLTRLQANLDQMREAMGAQAKSGDQKYAALTAQYDKLGEQYAKLSEQYAKLQSVADGPAARLDRFIATTAIFFVNNSDEFLDNDQAEQQLRELAGLLTNNDLRLRIVGYADQSGTEGTNKTLGRKRAEQVQRKLTALGVDPSRLILVSRAATMPITDRLDATAGGNRRVAFETVYRGEVAR, encoded by the coding sequence ATGGCAGCTGCTGCCGGCCAGAATCGCGAGATCGAGCAGCTCAAGACATTGCTGTTTCAGCCCGAGGCGACGCGTCTGACGTCGCTGGAGGCCGATCTCGACTCGCTGCAGCGCTATGTCGGCAACGCCGATCGCCTGGAGACGGCCACCGCCGGCATTCTGGTCGAGGCGCTGGAGCGCGCCGAGGTCAACCGGCCGCGCGAGCTCGCCACCGCGATTGCGCCGGTCGTGGTCTCGGCGATCCGCAGCGAGATCAAGAATTCGCGCGAGCAGATGATCGAGGCGCTCTATCCGATCGTCGGCCGGCTGGTCAGCGCCGCGGTCGCGAACGCGTTCCGGGAACTGGTTGCCTCGCTCGAGCAGCGCATCAATGCGCTGACCTCGGCGCAATTGTGGGGCGGGCGGGTCAAGTCGCTGGTGACGGGACGACCGATCAGCGAGTTCGTGCTCGCCGACAGTCCGCCGCAGATCAACCGGCTCCTGATCATCGAACGCGGCAATGGCCGCCTGGTCGCCGACTGGAAGCGCGAGGCGACCGTCGACGAGCGCGCCGACCTGCTCAGCGCCATGGTTGCGGCGATCCTCGAATTCTCCGTGCAGGCGCTGGCCGGCGAAGGCAATCTGCAAACGCTCGATTTCGGCGGACGGCAGCTCGCGCTGCGCGCCTCGCCCCGCTTCATCCTGGCGGCGGAGTGCCTGGGGCCGCTGCGCCCCGCCGACAATGCCAGGATCAATTCGCTGTTCTTCGATGCGATCGAGCGGATCGATCGCGGCGCGGATTGCGATGCGCCGATGCTCGCCTCGCTCGCAACCGCGATCGAGACCGACGACACGCCGCGGCGGATCGCAAGCCGGCGCGGCAAGGTGATCCTGTTTGCCGTGCTCGCCGCTGTGGCCGCACTGTTGCTTTATTTTGCCGCGACCACGGTGACGCGCGCTCTCTTGGAGCGGCGAACCCATGCCGCGCTGGAGGAGCTTGCCGCGGAGCAGCCGTTGCTGGCCACCTTCCCGCTGCGGCTCGACTTCGATCACGGCAGCCGAAGCGTGGCCGTCTCTGGCATCGAGCCGAGCCAGCTGCAAACCGCGCCGTTGATCGACGCGCTCGCTGCGGCCGCAGCGCCGTACAAGGTGGTCGACCGCATCGGACTGGTGTCCACGCCGGAGCAGGCGGCGGCATCGCAGGCCGGCATTGCAGGCCTGCAGCAGAGCCTGACGCGCCTGCAGGCGAACCTCGACCAGATGCGCGAGGCGATGGGCGCGCAGGCGAAGTCGGGCGACCAGAAATATGCCGCGCTGACCGCGCAATATGACAAGCTCGGCGAGCAGTACGCGAAGTTGAGCGAGCAATATGCGAAGCTGCAATCCGTGGCCGACGGTCCGGCGGCGCGGCTTGACCGCTTCATCGCCACGACCGCGATCTTCTTCGTCAACAATTCAGACGAATTCCTCGACAACGACCAGGCCGAGCAGCAACTGCGCGAGCTCGCCGGGCTGCTGACGAACAATGATCTCAGGCTGCGGATCGTCGGCTACGCCGATCAGAGCGGCACCGAAGGCACCAACAAGACGCTGGGACGCAAGCGGGCGGAGCAGGTGCAGCGCAAGCTGACCGCGCTCGGGGTCGACCCGTCGCGGCTGATTTTGGTGTCGCGCGCCGCGACGATGCCGATCACCGACCGGCTCGACGCCACCGCCGGCGGCAACCGCCGCGTGGCGTTCGAGACGGTCTACCGAGGCGAAGTGGCCCGCTGA
- a CDS encoding response regulator transcription factor, whose protein sequence is MSRIEKVRVLIAEDQTLIREGIATLLAQQNDDFEILPGASDGEQAIEFARRYRPDVILMDLQMPRVDGIAATQRILRELPQTHIVVLTTFETNDLIFEAVSAGAKAYLLKDARMEEIASTIRAVINGQSGLSPSVAARILDEFKRLRGPRVSAKLPVRDGLTARENEILTLIVEGKSNTEIGERLHLAEGTVKNYVSTILEKCQVKNRTELAIKAITY, encoded by the coding sequence GTGAGCAGAATTGAGAAGGTGCGGGTGCTGATCGCCGAGGATCAGACCCTGATCAGGGAAGGTATCGCCACACTGCTTGCCCAGCAGAACGACGATTTCGAGATCCTTCCCGGTGCGTCCGACGGCGAGCAGGCCATCGAATTCGCGCGGCGCTATCGGCCGGACGTCATCCTGATGGACCTGCAGATGCCGCGTGTCGATGGCATCGCGGCGACCCAGCGGATCCTGCGCGAGCTGCCGCAGACCCATATCGTCGTGCTGACGACATTCGAGACCAACGACCTGATCTTCGAGGCTGTCAGCGCCGGCGCCAAGGCGTATCTGCTCAAGGACGCCAGGATGGAGGAGATCGCATCGACCATCCGCGCGGTGATCAACGGCCAGTCCGGGCTGTCGCCGAGCGTTGCCGCGCGCATCCTCGACGAGTTCAAGCGGCTGCGCGGCCCGCGCGTCTCGGCGAAGCTGCCGGTTCGCGACGGGCTGACGGCGCGGGAGAATGAAATTCTCACGCTGATCGTCGAGGGCAAGAGCAACACCGAGATCGGCGAGCGGCTGCATTTGGCCGAGGGCACGGTGAAGAACTATGTCAGCACCATCCTGGAGAAATGCCAGGTCAAGAACCGTACGGAACTGGCAATAAAGGCAATAACTTACTAG
- a CDS encoding histidine kinase: MIDLSADLLAAAGADVIGLAVIGADRSMQRKIGRLVEWLPAIGVDCCECMLLVGMEAELAALAGGQRDMIALAGVRGASPDIAQPMTAVVLWNGAQAHYFVIAMPDFAGRQVETLLGSERRARRLMEQQLEAASAEVRFASLARTRLRLARDLHDTLVHSIVALLTQIRLIRHYLSADPARVADSLATAEDAAASGLSRAREAIDRLRTPDDLKLDPDVEGLLSDFAARSGVRVSIQIDEEARPGLRDCGLTVQRILSEALRNVQAHAKARRVSFHAFEAPAAVGRKLVVEIRDDGRGFDLAVPTPGHFGLIGMTEFAELVGGSCAVESAPGQGTLVRISLPVAVPPAASAGLLAD; encoded by the coding sequence ATGATCGATTTGAGCGCGGATTTGCTTGCGGCCGCAGGAGCCGACGTCATCGGTCTCGCCGTCATCGGTGCCGACCGAAGCATGCAGCGGAAGATCGGGCGGCTGGTCGAATGGCTTCCCGCGATCGGCGTCGATTGTTGCGAATGCATGCTGCTGGTCGGCATGGAGGCCGAGCTCGCGGCGCTTGCCGGAGGCCAGCGGGATATGATCGCGCTGGCCGGTGTCCGCGGTGCCTCGCCTGACATCGCGCAGCCGATGACGGCGGTCGTGCTGTGGAACGGCGCGCAGGCGCATTACTTCGTCATCGCCATGCCGGACTTCGCGGGACGTCAGGTCGAAACGCTGCTCGGCAGCGAGCGCCGGGCCCGCCGCCTGATGGAGCAGCAGCTCGAGGCGGCAAGCGCGGAAGTGCGCTTTGCCTCGCTGGCGCGGACGCGGCTGCGGCTGGCGCGCGATCTGCACGATACGCTGGTGCATTCGATCGTGGCGCTGCTGACCCAGATCCGGCTGATCAGGCATTATCTGTCGGCCGACCCGGCGCGCGTGGCGGACAGCCTTGCGACCGCCGAAGACGCCGCAGCGAGCGGCCTCTCGCGCGCCCGCGAGGCCATCGATCGCCTGCGCACGCCCGACGATTTGAAGCTTGATCCCGATGTCGAGGGACTGCTCAGCGACTTCGCCGCGCGCAGCGGCGTCAGGGTGTCGATCCAGATCGACGAAGAGGCGCGTCCCGGCTTGCGCGATTGCGGCTTGACGGTTCAACGCATCCTCAGCGAGGCATTGCGCAACGTTCAGGCACATGCGAAGGCACGCCGTGTCTCCTTTCACGCCTTCGAAGCGCCGGCTGCGGTCGGTCGCAAGCTCGTTGTCGAGATCCGCGACGACGGCCGCGGCTTCGATCTCGCGGTGCCCACTCCCGGACATTTCGGATTGATCGGGATGACCGAATTTGCTGAACTCGTCGGCGGAAGCTGCGCGGTGGAGAGCGCGCCCGGACAGGGAACGCTGGTCCGGATATCGCTCCCCGTGGCGGTGCCGCCGGCAGCATCTGCCGGCCTGCTGGCCGATTGA